A stretch of the Psychroserpens sp. Hel_I_66 genome encodes the following:
- a CDS encoding LETM1-related biofilm-associated protein — protein MNPSTSGWIEKFCYQFSQNGIPFGNYEQLYNGLKSYGFIYGVNVKHTKHIGSLHTYSEDEIAKINLLTGFYHIYFFKNPNATVASFIKDLLFFYKTLEVSDLSRWDKLVIGKSQSSMLERLIHDRIQIDDDLLTRNFNKSITNSLLYVDILTFDSYLNNNAEPKTYAANLESTIIGTLYRSLNSKKNITEHDKEIIDIMQSSLPNFENEDFEIEDLIHDIDYSVISLHQKKYLLDLVCLSIWDDEILERTEYKFLRLLTKKLQLDTSEIQNSLVCVSNFHNEHRREVLLFQQTNPFSNFYENSSQLVNKLLRRNSKRLIKEIRQSKELMQLITKSTHRDLTKEEQKQLQAQLVDILKTIPSLAIFMLPGGAILLPIFAKLVPNLLPSAFDDNRIEKTK, from the coding sequence TGGCTGGATTGAAAAATTCTGCTATCAGTTCTCTCAAAACGGAATTCCGTTTGGCAACTACGAGCAGTTGTATAACGGTTTAAAGAGCTATGGTTTTATTTACGGTGTCAATGTAAAACACACCAAACATATTGGAAGTCTTCATACCTATTCCGAAGATGAAATAGCTAAGATCAATCTACTTACAGGTTTTTACCATATTTATTTTTTTAAAAACCCTAATGCCACTGTAGCATCCTTTATTAAAGATCTATTATTTTTTTATAAAACTCTAGAGGTTTCAGATTTATCGAGGTGGGATAAACTTGTTATTGGTAAAAGCCAAAGCTCCATGTTGGAAAGGCTTATACATGATCGTATTCAAATTGACGATGATTTGTTGACCAGAAATTTCAATAAGTCTATTACAAATTCTCTTTTGTATGTAGATATCTTAACTTTTGACAGTTATCTCAATAATAATGCAGAACCAAAAACTTATGCAGCCAATTTAGAAAGTACTATTATAGGTACATTATATAGGTCACTAAATTCAAAAAAAAATATAACAGAGCACGATAAGGAGATTATTGATATCATGCAGTCCTCATTACCAAATTTTGAGAATGAAGATTTTGAAATTGAAGATCTCATTCATGATATTGATTATAGTGTTATTAGTCTTCACCAAAAAAAGTACCTTTTAGATTTAGTTTGTCTTTCTATTTGGGATGATGAAATTTTAGAAAGAACGGAATACAAATTTTTAAGATTATTAACCAAAAAATTACAATTAGACACTTCAGAAATTCAAAATTCATTGGTGTGCGTTTCTAATTTTCATAATGAGCATAGACGTGAAGTTTTACTTTTTCAGCAAACAAATCCGTTTTCAAATTTTTACGAAAACTCATCGCAGCTTGTAAACAAATTGTTGAGGAGAAACAGTAAACGTCTCATAAAAGAAATAAGGCAGAGCAAAGAGTTAATGCAGCTTATCACAAAATCTACACATAGAGATCTCACTAAAGAGGAACAAAAACAATTGCAGGCTCAATTGGTGGATATTTTAAAAACCATCCCTAGTTTAGCCATTTTCATGCTTCCTGGAGGTGCTATTTTATTACCTATTTTCGCTAAACTAGTTCCTAATTTATTGCCTTCTGCTTTTGATGATAACAGGATTGAAAAAACTAAATAA
- a CDS encoding LytR/AlgR family response regulator transcription factor, with amino-acid sequence MNIIIIEDEKPSARRLQRMLTALNMETETMLHSVEESIEWFQNNEHPDLIFLDIQLSDGLSFEIFEAIDIKSAVIFTTAYDEYALQAFKLNSIDYLLKPIDEDDLEKAVSKFNDRAPKQKKVTLDFDDIKKLLVNPIEREYKKRFSVKVGQHLKLINIDDIECFYSENKGTYAYTTEGRNYLLDTSLEQLEDELEPHKFFRISRKFFVNVNAIKDMVSYTNSRLQIKLNTFNEHEVIVARERVKDFKEWLS; translated from the coding sequence ATGAATATCATCATCATAGAAGACGAAAAACCATCGGCAAGACGTTTACAGCGTATGTTGACCGCACTAAATATGGAAACGGAGACCATGTTACATTCTGTAGAAGAATCTATAGAATGGTTTCAAAATAATGAACATCCAGATTTGATATTTTTAGATATTCAGCTTAGTGATGGGCTGTCTTTTGAGATTTTTGAAGCTATAGATATAAAATCTGCAGTGATTTTTACAACCGCTTATGATGAGTATGCTTTGCAGGCATTCAAGTTGAATAGCATAGATTATTTGTTAAAACCTATTGATGAGGATGATTTGGAAAAGGCAGTTTCAAAATTTAATGATCGTGCGCCAAAACAAAAAAAGGTTACTTTAGATTTTGACGATATTAAAAAATTATTGGTCAATCCCATAGAACGGGAGTATAAAAAGCGATTTTCAGTAAAAGTCGGTCAGCATTTAAAATTGATCAATATTGATGATATTGAATGTTTTTATAGTGAAAATAAGGGCACTTATGCTTATACTACAGAAGGTAGAAACTATTTACTCGACACATCGCTAGAGCAATTGGAAGATGAACTGGAGCCACACAAATTTTTTAGGATTAGCAGAAAATTCTTCGTGAACGTCAATGCCATAAAAGATATGGTAAGTTATACCAATTCTAGATTACAGATTAAACTAAACACGTTTAACGAACATGAAGTCATTGTGGCAAGAGAGCGTGTTAAGGATTTTAAAGAATGGCTGTCTTGA
- a CDS encoding 2TM domain-containing protein gives MNSDKQKAKQIQKAKNQVRKIKIFYFHLALYLVVVALILFNFYIIEEGPYKNNVTALNVSVLVLWTFAIFIHGWRIFKGRFIFKKSWEDRKIEQILNKEEETTFWE, from the coding sequence ATGAACTCAGACAAGCAAAAAGCAAAACAAATTCAAAAGGCAAAAAATCAAGTTAGAAAAATTAAAATTTTCTACTTTCATTTAGCACTATATCTTGTAGTTGTCGCTCTTATTCTATTCAATTTTTATATTATTGAAGAAGGACCATATAAAAATAATGTTACTGCATTAAATGTTTCGGTATTAGTACTGTGGACTTTTGCTATTTTTATTCATGGTTGGAGAATTTTTAAAGGAAGATTCATATTCAAGAAAAGTTGGGAAGATAGAAAGATTGAGCAAATCTTAAATAAAGAGGAAGAAACCACTTTTTGGGAATAG
- a CDS encoding 2TM domain-containing protein, which translates to MNNSLGNKERYQIAAKRVKRIKGFYTHALVFTIVNLVFVYINFQNLEEGESYFQWRNFITFSFWGIGLLAHAGSVFLPSLIFGRNWEERKIKELMDKDDSRWE; encoded by the coding sequence ATGAACAACTCACTAGGAAATAAAGAACGTTATCAAATTGCAGCGAAAAGAGTAAAAAGAATAAAGGGTTTTTATACACATGCCTTAGTTTTTACCATAGTCAATCTTGTTTTTGTGTATATCAACTTTCAAAATTTAGAAGAAGGTGAAAGCTATTTTCAATGGCGTAATTTTATTACATTTTCATTTTGGGGAATAGGTTTATTGGCGCATGCTGGATCTGTATTTTTACCGAGCTTGATTTTTGGCAGAAACTGGGAGGAAAGAAAGATCAAGGAACTTATGGATAAGGATGATTCCCGTTGGGAGTAA
- a CDS encoding 2TM domain-containing protein translates to MVNNIEPYGNRNSQKAWEKEEAYLRAQKKVKAIIGFYWHLASYVIVNIFIIIIITSNGVKLFSFGTFSTAFFWGIGLFFHFMGVFGPNFFFGKNWEERKIKEMMEKDNKHWE, encoded by the coding sequence ATGGTAAACAACATAGAACCCTACGGAAATAGAAACTCTCAAAAAGCTTGGGAGAAAGAAGAAGCCTACTTAAGAGCACAGAAAAAAGTAAAAGCAATCATTGGGTTTTACTGGCACTTAGCCTCTTATGTAATCGTAAACATATTCATTATAATAATTATCACCAGTAACGGAGTAAAGCTATTTAGTTTTGGCACGTTCTCAACAGCTTTCTTTTGGGGAATTGGTTTGTTCTTTCACTTTATGGGCGTTTTTGGACCCAATTTTTTCTTCGGAAAAAACTGGGAAGAACGTAAAATTAAGGAGATGATGGAAAAAGATAATAAACATTGGGAATAA
- a CDS encoding 2TM domain-containing protein, with protein sequence MATKPFKNIIITFIIGCIVYAIGKLLSGGFHYNTINQFLIDFTFYQLYAFVLGYSNTFFFGYMERRQWKKQDTVKRVLYGILGATIITLIGLFFLRVLVEVVYFGQPFEEFIANETWQGYSFGLWITMTIVIIFHVVYFYNRYQKNKIKEQKVIAGAASAKFDALKNQLDPHFLFNSLNVLTSLIEENPKNAQKFTTSLSKVYRYVLEQKNKDLITVDEELNFARTYMSLLKMRFEDSIIFEIPDHSTNPESKVVPLSLQLLLENAVKHNMVTSSKPLHIKIYEDGGMLVVENNLQPKQIVKKSSGVGLENIKQRYKLLSNKTVSINQQANSFAVAIPMLTKQVSIMKAIEPKTNFDDRYIRARKRVEEIKEFYYSLISYCLVIPFLIFIWFRYTPNTIQWFWFPMLGWGLGLAFHAYKVYVNDGVLGSNWEKRKIEKFMREEEEQRWN encoded by the coding sequence ATGGCAACTAAACCTTTTAAGAATATCATCATCACCTTTATTATTGGCTGTATTGTATATGCTATAGGTAAGTTGTTGTCTGGCGGATTTCATTACAACACTATAAATCAATTTTTAATCGATTTTACATTTTACCAATTGTATGCATTTGTTCTTGGTTATTCTAACACCTTCTTTTTTGGATATATGGAGCGTCGCCAATGGAAAAAACAAGATACCGTAAAACGTGTTTTATACGGTATACTGGGAGCAACTATTATCACATTAATTGGTTTGTTCTTTCTAAGGGTGCTTGTTGAGGTCGTTTATTTTGGGCAACCTTTTGAAGAGTTTATTGCAAATGAAACTTGGCAAGGTTACTCATTTGGCCTTTGGATCACGATGACTATTGTAATTATTTTTCATGTTGTTTATTTCTACAATAGGTATCAAAAAAATAAAATCAAAGAGCAGAAAGTAATAGCTGGTGCTGCAAGTGCAAAATTTGACGCCTTAAAAAACCAACTAGATCCACATTTTTTATTCAATAGCTTAAATGTACTAACAAGTTTAATCGAAGAAAACCCAAAAAACGCCCAAAAGTTCACAACCTCATTATCTAAAGTATATCGTTATGTTTTAGAACAAAAAAACAAGGATTTAATAACTGTTGATGAAGAGCTAAATTTCGCAAGAACCTACATGTCACTTTTAAAAATGCGTTTTGAAGACAGCATCATTTTTGAAATTCCAGATCATTCCACAAATCCGGAAAGTAAAGTAGTCCCATTATCTCTACAGTTATTATTAGAAAATGCGGTAAAACATAATATGGTCACTAGTAGTAAACCTTTGCACATTAAAATTTATGAAGATGGAGGTATGCTCGTTGTAGAAAACAACCTTCAACCTAAGCAAATCGTAAAAAAGAGCAGTGGAGTAGGATTAGAGAATATCAAACAACGCTACAAGTTATTATCAAACAAAACAGTATCAATCAATCAACAAGCAAACAGTTTTGCAGTTGCAATACCAATGCTTACAAAACAAGTATCAATCATGAAAGCAATAGAACCAAAAACAAATTTTGACGACAGATATATAAGAGCACGTAAGAGGGTAGAAGAGATAAAAGAGTTTTATTACAGCCTAATTTCGTATTGTTTAGTAATACCTTTTTTAATATTTATCTGGTTTAGGTACACACCAAACACCATCCAATGGTTTTGGTTCCCAATGTTGGGTTGGGGATTAGGGCTAGCATTTCATGCCTACAAGGTGTATGTGAATGATGGCGTATTGGGAAGTAATTGGGAAAAACGTAAGATTGAAAAATTTATGCGTGAAGAAGAAGAGCAACGATGGAATTAA
- a CDS encoding tetratricopeptide repeat protein, whose translation MSTVVKFFMFLMFSQLLNAQTNYEKGMQKAFALWQDNKTDEAENMFERISNAEKDEWLPHYYIAQINSLKSWNEKDETVLKAQLDKAQKHIDTAMEISKENPEIIVMQAQVLTNWVAYDGAVYGMKYAGKITELYNKAYKIAPQNPRVAFNKADWAMGSARYFGQDTKPFCAEIEKSLELFTNFKPESNLHPNWGIERAEQVSKSCK comes from the coding sequence ATGAGCACAGTAGTTAAATTTTTTATGTTCTTAATGTTTAGTCAATTACTAAACGCACAAACCAATTATGAAAAAGGAATGCAAAAAGCATTTGCACTTTGGCAAGACAACAAAACCGATGAAGCTGAAAATATGTTTGAGCGCATTTCAAATGCTGAAAAAGATGAATGGTTACCACATTACTACATAGCGCAAATCAACAGCTTAAAAAGTTGGAATGAAAAAGATGAAACCGTTTTAAAGGCACAATTAGATAAAGCTCAAAAACATATAGATACTGCTATGGAAATAAGCAAGGAAAATCCAGAAATTATCGTAATGCAAGCGCAGGTATTAACCAATTGGGTAGCTTATGATGGTGCTGTCTACGGAATGAAATATGCAGGAAAAATTACAGAACTTTACAATAAAGCATACAAAATAGCACCTCAAAACCCAAGAGTTGCTTTCAATAAAGCAGATTGGGCAATGGGTAGTGCTCGCTATTTTGGGCAAGACACCAAACCGTTTTGTGCTGAGATAGAAAAATCTCTTGAACTTTTTACTAACTTTAAACCAGAAAGCAATTTACATCCAAACTGGGGAATAGAGCGTGCAGAGCAAGTTTCAAAATCCTGTAAATAA